The DNA window AGTACGACCTCGACAACAAGTTCTGGTACTGGTACCCGCTGTACACGCTCGGTCTGTTCTCGACGCTCGCGTACGTCGTCGCCGCGATAAGCGGCGCGCTCTTGGGGTTCTACTACTCCCCGGCGACGACGGGCGACCCGACGACGGCGTACAGTTCCATCGAGTTCATCATGACCGAACTGCAGTTCGGCTTCATGCTCCGGTCCATCCACCGGTGGTCCGCGCAGGTGATGGTGGCGGCGGTGTTCCTCCACATGCTCCGGGTGTACTTCACCGGCGCGTACAAGGAACCCCGCGAGCTGAACTGGCTCATCGGCATCATCCTCATCAGTCTCACGATGGTGTTCGGGTACACCGGCTACCTGCTCCCGTGGGACCAACTGGCGTACTGGGCCGGACAGATCGGCGTCGAGATGGCGCTGTCCATCCCGCTCGTCGGCGAGTGGGCGGCGCAGCTTCTGTTCGGCGGCTTCTCGCTGAGCCAATCGACGCTCCAGCGGATGTACATCATCCACGTGTTCCTGCTCCCGTTCGTCGTGACGACGCTCATCGCCATCCACATCGGCATCGTGTGGGTGCAGGGCATCGCGGAACCGCACTAAGATAGGACAACAAACAA is part of the Halopelagius longus genome and encodes:
- a CDS encoding cytochrome b; its protein translation is MSLERKDEYDHKDWMKKKDLTPVESTFLMTLIWLDKRLRIVDYLEMMETLYYRVNLQMPKSHTEQYDLDNKFWYWYPLYTLGLFSTLAYVVAAISGALLGFYYSPATTGDPTTAYSSIEFIMTELQFGFMLRSIHRWSAQVMVAAVFLHMLRVYFTGAYKEPRELNWLIGIILISLTMVFGYTGYLLPWDQLAYWAGQIGVEMALSIPLVGEWAAQLLFGGFSLSQSTLQRMYIIHVFLLPFVVTTLIAIHIGIVWVQGIAEPH